One window of the Rufibacter radiotolerans genome contains the following:
- a CDS encoding GDSL-type esterase/lipase family protein, with product MKKFLFLLLLLVVGLHEGWAQTSPPFWADIVSFKKQDAIEALPSNPIVFVGSSSFTRWNNIKESFPGYPVVNRGFGGSTLVDVIRYAYDVILPYQPKQVIIYCGENDLASADSITAGETVRRFKTLYGMIRTNLPDTRISFVSIKPSPSRANIQGKVKEANQDIKRFLKKQKNTDFIDVYDAMLDKQGNMREELYVKDRLHMQPEGYAIWQKIIAPYLVK from the coding sequence ATGAAAAAATTTCTCTTCCTCCTCTTGTTATTAGTGGTAGGCTTACATGAGGGCTGGGCACAGACTTCTCCTCCGTTCTGGGCAGATATCGTCTCCTTTAAAAAGCAGGATGCCATTGAGGCGCTACCTTCCAACCCAATTGTGTTTGTAGGGAGTTCTTCCTTTACCAGGTGGAATAACATTAAAGAAAGCTTTCCAGGGTATCCAGTGGTGAACAGAGGCTTTGGTGGATCTACCTTGGTAGATGTGATCAGGTACGCGTATGATGTCATTCTGCCCTACCAGCCCAAACAGGTTATTATTTACTGTGGTGAAAATGATCTGGCCTCTGCTGACAGTATTACGGCCGGGGAAACGGTGCGCCGGTTCAAGACGTTGTATGGCATGATCAGAACCAATCTACCTGACACCAGAATCAGTTTTGTGAGCATCAAGCCCAGCCCCAGCCGCGCCAATATTCAAGGTAAGGTGAAGGAAGCCAATCAGGACATCAAGCGCTTTCTTAAAAAGCAGAAGAACACAGATTTTATTGATGTCTATGACGCCATGCTGGATAAGCAAGGCAACATGCGCGAGGAACTATACGTGAAAGACCGCCTGCATATGCAACCCGAAGGATACGCCATCTGGCAGAAAATCATTGCGCCGTATCTGGTTAAATAA